From the genome of Desulfonatronum thiosulfatophilum, one region includes:
- a CDS encoding cytochrome c family protein yields the protein MKKAVIGLATILGLLLVCFLPLITGAQLPDASYVGSKECADCHYDLYENFTKHANKSKSDHSVRLMAPKLTTEELRECYGCHTTGYGRPGGFRSFEETPDLGHVGCEGCHGPGSIHVLTGDRADIRGSLTIEVCRPCHEDERVRVINYKPLLHAGAH from the coding sequence ATGAAAAAGGCTGTGATTGGACTAGCCACAATTCTGGGTCTTTTGCTGGTTTGTTTTCTGCCGTTGATCACAGGTGCTCAGTTGCCGGACGCGAGTTACGTCGGCAGCAAGGAGTGTGCGGACTGTCATTATGATCTGTATGAAAACTTTACCAAACATGCCAACAAGTCAAAATCCGACCATAGCGTGCGTTTGATGGCGCCGAAGCTGACTACGGAAGAACTGCGGGAATGTTATGGGTGCCATACCACGGGGTACGGCCGGCCCGGCGGTTTTCGCAGTTTTGAAGAAACCCCCGATCTCGGACATGTCGGCTGCGAGGGGTGTCATGGACCGGGATCAATACATGTTCTCACCGGAGACCGGGCCGACATTCGGGGCAGTCTGACCATTGAAGTCTGCAGGCCGTGTCATGAGGATGAACGCGTTCGAGTAATAAATTATAAACCCCTGCTCCACGCCGGCGCCCACTAG
- a CDS encoding DUF493 family protein has translation MKDYVSFQKLLDEQYSWPAVYPFKFIVPRASSEKLLAVFESREGVSVRESGKGNYISVTANVIMPSSAGVIAVYEAVAEIEGIISL, from the coding sequence ATGAAAGACTACGTATCCTTCCAGAAACTTCTGGACGAACAGTATTCCTGGCCGGCCGTATATCCGTTCAAATTCATCGTGCCCAGAGCGAGTTCCGAAAAGCTTCTGGCCGTGTTTGAGTCCCGAGAGGGTGTGAGCGTGCGCGAATCCGGCAAAGGCAATTACATCAGCGTGACCGCCAATGTAATCATGCCCTCCAGTGCAGGTGTGATTGCGGTTTATGAAGCTGTAGCGGAAATCGAGGGGATCATCTCGCTGTAG
- a CDS encoding FAD-dependent oxidoreductase, whose translation MSKAEAVHIAGTDETGRVSSRILEERIQEAVRSGACDLEVAARGQHGIGGRLFQPEGKPITVRITGSPGQRTGSMGSPGTTIEIHGPASDDIGWLNAGAEIIVHGYVTNGACNAMAQGKVFVGGPIGSRGMTMTKFNPRFSHPELWVLGSAGDYFAEFMAGGVAVVCGHEAQDPSNVLGYRPCVGMVGGKIFFRGPIHGYSQADAKLTPISDEEWQWLTTNMENFLDKVHRKELLAGLTIREEWQCLSARTPMEKIGAKRRSMSEFRRDVWDKELGRGGMIGDLTNLDRSPIPLITTGDLRRYVPVWEHRKYLAPCQAACPTGMPVQERWRLIREGKVDEAVDVALAFTPFPASICGYLCPHLCMQGCTKGVAGGLQPVDITDLGRKGVGSKPPKLPELSGTRVAVIGGGPAGISVAWQLRLKGHDTWIYDMEKVLGGKMATAIPEQRIPREVLEAEVERARQILPHIHLQQNLTHKEFEQLKADFDYVVIATGAQKPRTIPIPGAERIVPALTFLKSAKLNNQPVGRRLVIIGAGNVGCDVATEGHRLGAEEITLIDIQEPASFGEERKAAERAGAVFRYPCFTKEITPEGVMLTTGEVIPADTVVISIGDLPDLGFLPESILVDRGFVLVNENHQTSDPQVFAIGDIVKPGLLTDAIGAGRKAARIIDEMTSGKRPLMNASWLKDYPIEYSESSERIDYSRMTLEYYDPRITELQNLNDCASQCSSCGSCMDCGLCDVVCPAAAIERKDQGDGKYERAANPDKCIGCGFCGKCCPCGVWDLVENTPMG comes from the coding sequence ATGAGCAAAGCAGAAGCAGTACATATTGCCGGTACAGACGAGACAGGACGGGTTTCCTCCCGAATACTGGAAGAGCGCATTCAGGAGGCCGTGCGCAGCGGCGCCTGCGATCTGGAGGTAGCGGCCCGGGGCCAGCACGGCATTGGCGGGCGGCTTTTTCAGCCGGAAGGCAAGCCGATCACCGTGCGGATCACCGGCTCACCCGGTCAGCGCACCGGATCCATGGGTTCGCCGGGAACGACCATTGAAATTCACGGTCCGGCTTCCGATGACATCGGCTGGCTTAATGCCGGCGCGGAAATCATCGTCCACGGCTACGTCACCAACGGGGCCTGCAACGCCATGGCCCAGGGCAAGGTTTTTGTCGGCGGGCCCATTGGTTCCCGGGGCATGACCATGACCAAGTTCAACCCGCGGTTTTCCCATCCGGAATTGTGGGTTCTGGGGTCGGCGGGGGATTACTTCGCCGAGTTCATGGCCGGGGGGGTCGCGGTTGTTTGCGGTCACGAGGCGCAGGATCCGTCCAACGTGCTGGGCTATCGTCCCTGTGTGGGCATGGTCGGCGGGAAAATTTTCTTTCGCGGGCCCATCCATGGCTACAGCCAGGCGGACGCCAAGCTGACGCCCATATCCGATGAGGAATGGCAGTGGCTGACCACGAACATGGAGAATTTCCTGGACAAAGTGCATCGCAAGGAGCTTCTTGCAGGGCTTACGATCCGCGAAGAGTGGCAGTGCCTGAGCGCGCGGACGCCCATGGAAAAAATCGGTGCGAAGCGCCGATCCATGAGCGAGTTTCGACGGGATGTATGGGACAAGGAGCTGGGCCGCGGCGGCATGATCGGCGATTTGACCAACCTGGATCGCAGCCCGATACCCTTGATCACCACCGGTGATTTACGACGCTACGTACCGGTCTGGGAGCACCGCAAGTATCTTGCGCCCTGTCAGGCCGCCTGTCCAACGGGCATGCCGGTCCAGGAGCGTTGGCGACTGATTCGTGAAGGCAAGGTGGACGAAGCCGTGGACGTGGCCCTGGCGTTCACACCCTTTCCAGCCTCCATCTGCGGATACCTCTGTCCGCATTTGTGCATGCAGGGCTGCACCAAGGGCGTGGCTGGGGGGCTGCAGCCCGTGGACATCACGGATCTGGGCAGAAAAGGCGTCGGCTCGAAGCCTCCCAAACTCCCGGAGTTGAGCGGCACTCGCGTGGCGGTGATCGGGGGGGGACCGGCAGGCATTTCCGTGGCCTGGCAGCTCCGGCTCAAGGGACACGATACCTGGATCTACGATATGGAAAAAGTGCTCGGCGGAAAGATGGCCACGGCCATTCCCGAACAGCGCATTCCCAGGGAGGTGTTGGAGGCGGAAGTCGAGCGCGCCCGTCAAATCCTGCCGCACATTCATTTGCAACAAAACCTGACCCACAAGGAATTTGAACAGCTCAAGGCTGATTTCGATTATGTGGTCATTGCCACGGGAGCCCAGAAGCCGCGGACAATCCCCATTCCCGGCGCGGAGCGGATCGTCCCGGCCCTGACCTTCCTGAAGAGCGCCAAGCTGAACAATCAACCAGTAGGCCGGCGGCTGGTGATCATCGGCGCGGGCAATGTGGGCTGCGACGTGGCCACCGAGGGGCACCGTCTGGGCGCGGAGGAAATCACCCTGATCGACATCCAGGAACCGGCGTCCTTCGGTGAGGAACGCAAAGCCGCGGAACGCGCCGGCGCGGTCTTCCGGTATCCGTGCTTCACCAAGGAAATCACTCCCGAGGGCGTGATGCTGACCACCGGCGAGGTCATCCCGGCGGACACCGTGGTCATCTCCATCGGCGACCTGCCCGATCTGGGCTTTTTGCCTGAATCCATTCTCGTGGACCGGGGTTTCGTCCTGGTCAATGAGAACCATCAGACTTCGGACCCGCAGGTTTTTGCCATCGGGGACATCGTCAAGCCGGGCCTGCTCACCGATGCCATCGGCGCTGGACGCAAGGCGGCCAGGATCATCGACGAAATGACCTCAGGCAAGCGTCCGCTGATGAACGCTTCATGGCTGAAGGATTATCCCATCGAGTACAGCGAATCCTCCGAACGCATCGACTACTCCCGGATGACCCTGGAGTACTATGACCCCCGGATCACTGAACTCCAAAACCTGAACGACTGCGCGTCCCAGTGTTCCTCCTGCGGTTCCTGCATGGACTGCGGCCTGTGCGATGTGGTCTGCCCCGCGGCGGCAATCGAGCGCAAAGATCAGGGCGACGGCAAATACGAACGCGCCGCCAACCCGGACAAATGCATCGGTTGCGGCTTCTGCGGCAAATGCTGTCCGTGCGGGGTCTGGGATCTGGTGGAAAACACGCCCATGGGTTAG
- a CDS encoding methyl-accepting chemotaxis protein translates to MKIIRASLGAKILVLVSILTASVFTTLFLVNSYWQRSDAMSQIDRMGLRVTDLLQLAIEEPMLIGDDEGTTAQFAKVAGLYTDVDIFLTDFRGNITYSTQQETIRRDMTAVIDHDQIRDLLDDGLRRKTDRAVTMEQAEATTYVRLRSIPNQPSCYHCHGSSQPILGAMLVFQDVSEDIATLRDHQVKGAALSAGGFAILLIGLLVFMRKAVVRKIATLGAASQKISQGDYSVEFEVTGNDELSKLAGNLQFMVRGIQNQLEYNRGVLEGIAVAMYVTDKDERIQFINDQALQLLGRSKEEVAGKTAGEIMRGQGGAGAASEVLREGKLVKGKRDYQHPDGRLVPIYREVSPLKDAQGQVVGAIGVLIDLSQEEEAKKRIQNQQDNLLVVARDVTEVAHNLSSVAHKLSGQISTVNERIGHTEQQTTQAATAMNEMTTTVIEVARNSASTADAAARATQSAKEGGEGVRGTVEDVKKVAQDTDILSRSLNDLAHRAEDIGQVLGVINDIADQTNLLALNAAIEAARAGDAGRGFAVVADEVRKLAERTVQATKQVEEVITTIQNSTRDAVRKMEQTRQVVDDTAKKALLTGEALQSIVSQSESIADMVTTIATAAEQQSVTSDEINENISQVSQLSMANSQEIQAADLDIQEIARMSDRLSELVKRFKES, encoded by the coding sequence ATGAAAATAATTCGCGCCTCCCTGGGAGCTAAAATCCTCGTACTCGTCAGTATCCTCACGGCATCGGTCTTCACAACTCTTTTTCTCGTCAACTCCTACTGGCAACGCAGCGACGCCATGAGTCAGATCGACCGCATGGGTTTGCGCGTCACCGACCTCCTGCAACTGGCCATTGAAGAGCCGATGCTGATCGGCGACGACGAAGGCACCACCGCTCAATTTGCCAAGGTCGCCGGCCTGTATACGGACGTTGATATTTTTCTGACCGACTTTCGCGGCAACATCACCTACTCCACCCAACAAGAGACAATCCGGCGAGACATGACTGCCGTGATCGACCATGATCAAATCCGAGATCTTCTTGACGATGGTTTGCGCCGGAAAACCGACCGGGCCGTCACCATGGAGCAGGCGGAAGCCACGACATATGTCCGCCTGCGTTCTATTCCGAACCAGCCAAGCTGCTATCATTGCCATGGATCGTCCCAGCCGATATTGGGAGCAATGCTCGTTTTTCAAGATGTCAGTGAGGATATCGCAACGCTTCGAGACCATCAGGTCAAGGGAGCTGCGCTGTCCGCGGGTGGTTTTGCCATTTTGCTGATCGGCCTCCTGGTCTTCATGCGCAAAGCGGTGGTGAGGAAAATCGCCACCCTCGGCGCTGCCAGCCAGAAAATCAGCCAGGGCGACTATTCCGTGGAGTTCGAGGTCACGGGAAATGATGAACTATCAAAGCTCGCCGGCAATCTGCAATTCATGGTACGCGGCATTCAGAACCAGTTGGAATACAACAGAGGTGTTCTGGAAGGGATTGCCGTGGCCATGTACGTCACGGACAAGGACGAGCGCATTCAGTTCATTAATGACCAGGCCCTGCAGCTGCTCGGCAGGTCCAAGGAAGAGGTGGCAGGCAAAACAGCCGGCGAGATCATGCGCGGGCAAGGCGGCGCGGGTGCGGCTTCCGAAGTCCTGCGCGAAGGGAAGCTGGTCAAGGGCAAACGCGATTACCAGCATCCGGATGGACGGCTCGTGCCCATCTACCGTGAAGTTTCCCCGTTAAAAGATGCACAAGGTCAGGTGGTGGGGGCCATCGGCGTATTGATTGACCTGAGCCAGGAAGAGGAAGCCAAAAAACGCATCCAGAACCAGCAGGACAACCTTCTGGTCGTTGCACGGGATGTCACCGAGGTGGCCCACAATCTCTCTTCCGTAGCTCACAAATTGTCCGGCCAGATCAGCACGGTCAATGAACGAATCGGGCATACCGAGCAGCAGACCACCCAGGCGGCCACGGCCATGAACGAGATGACCACCACGGTCATCGAAGTGGCCCGTAATTCCGCCAGCACCGCGGATGCCGCGGCTCGGGCGACCCAAAGCGCCAAGGAGGGCGGCGAGGGGGTTCGCGGCACCGTGGAGGACGTCAAGAAAGTGGCGCAGGACACGGACATCCTCTCCCGCTCCCTGAATGACCTGGCTCATCGGGCCGAGGACATCGGCCAGGTGCTCGGAGTCATCAACGACATCGCCGACCAGACCAACCTCCTGGCCCTCAACGCCGCCATCGAGGCGGCTCGAGCCGGAGATGCCGGGCGAGGATTCGCCGTAGTGGCCGATGAAGTTCGCAAACTGGCCGAGCGGACCGTGCAGGCGACGAAGCAGGTGGAAGAAGTGATCACCACCATCCAAAACAGCACCCGGGACGCGGTTCGAAAGATGGAACAAACCCGCCAGGTGGTGGACGATACGGCCAAGAAGGCTTTGCTTACCGGCGAGGCCTTGCAGTCCATCGTCTCCCAGTCCGAGTCCATCGCCGACATGGTGACCACCATTGCCACCGCCGCGGAGCAGCAGTCCGTCACCAGCGATGAAATCAACGAAAACATCAGCCAGGTCAGTCAGCTCTCCATGGCCAACAGCCAGGAGATCCAGGCCGCGGACCTCGACATCCAGGAAATCGCCCGCATGTCGGATCGATTGAGCGAGCTGGTCAAGCGGTTCAAGGAAAGCTGA
- a CDS encoding glutamate synthase has protein sequence MCRLFSLTSSEPISPMRAIEALDVMKEGHDGSGIGLFLTDLSGPFQEFKDLPILSGIFTQDGLRRLDAVMSEKGFVPKFRLTLDMNQTPPGTPRREVYLTQVYEPPAHWNDLEPTIREQELTRTRLTLRHMGQVEEDMVVFSFWPDVIMIKEVGDPMEIGRYLGLDRKELYAGRILAQGRQNTNYGINLYACHPFFIQGVSTMTNGENTAFVPIKEYLSTQGVPGYEGYQSDSEVFTHILHFTLKGLGLGLEAYKHVITPLQAEDLEAHPDRDFLHTLKQACRRLIIDGPNCVIGCLPDKSMFMVQDRKKLRPGIVGGRPGLFAFSSEACGLDAAIPERDKSKDFQPMHLDTAIVSPDCQEIRICRQTQPLPHLH, from the coding sequence ATGTGCCGTTTATTCTCTCTGACCAGTTCCGAGCCCATATCGCCGATGCGGGCCATTGAGGCACTGGATGTGATGAAGGAAGGTCATGACGGTTCGGGAATAGGTCTTTTTCTGACCGATCTTTCCGGTCCCTTCCAGGAATTCAAAGACCTGCCCATCCTTTCCGGTATTTTCACCCAGGATGGTCTGCGCCGTCTGGACGCAGTCATGTCCGAAAAAGGTTTTGTCCCCAAATTCCGATTGACCCTGGATATGAATCAAACTCCTCCGGGCACTCCCCGGCGAGAAGTCTATCTGACGCAGGTCTATGAACCCCCGGCACACTGGAATGACCTGGAGCCGACGATCCGCGAACAGGAATTGACCAGGACCCGGCTGACCCTGCGCCATATGGGGCAGGTAGAGGAAGACATGGTCGTCTTCAGTTTCTGGCCGGACGTGATCATGATCAAGGAAGTCGGCGATCCCATGGAAATCGGCCGATACCTCGGTCTGGATCGAAAAGAGCTGTATGCGGGGCGAATACTTGCCCAGGGCAGGCAGAACACCAATTACGGCATCAATCTGTACGCGTGCCATCCCTTTTTCATTCAGGGCGTGTCCACCATGACCAACGGCGAGAATACGGCCTTCGTGCCCATCAAGGAATATTTGAGCACTCAGGGCGTTCCCGGCTATGAAGGGTACCAGTCCGACTCCGAGGTGTTCACCCATATTCTCCATTTCACCCTCAAGGGCCTCGGACTCGGCCTGGAAGCCTATAAGCACGTGATTACCCCGCTGCAGGCTGAAGATCTGGAAGCCCATCCGGACCGGGATTTTCTGCATACCTTGAAGCAGGCCTGCCGGCGGCTGATCATCGACGGCCCGAATTGCGTCATCGGCTGCCTGCCGGACAAGTCCATGTTCATGGTTCAGGACCGCAAGAAACTGCGTCCCGGCATTGTCGGCGGCAGGCCAGGCCTGTTCGCCTTTTCGTCCGAAGCCTGCGGGCTGGACGCCGCCATTCCGGAACGCGACAAATCCAAGGATTTTCAACCCATGCACCTTGACACGGCCATTGTGTCGCCCGATTGTCAGGAGATTCGAATATGCCGGCAAACGCAGCCGTTACCCCATCTACATTAA
- a CDS encoding glutamate synthase-related protein, which yields MPANAAVTPSTLSQRDLPWQINWDIHTCTLCGKCTAVCPVNAIEFGTFRKRAIVTPPLGLREKPSSSSNVYYGIRQRTDPAYACIGCATCNMVCPNNAIRPLKSESTDTLRYHRDRGGQPRTRGGRRNAGESVLDQIKFMRISMLTDPALDAGRHEFEMRTLIGRILPPAEALKTRREQGWMPPVREIYPLMIGSMSFGALSPNMWEGLQMGVAYLNEELGMPVRMCTGEGGCPPRLLRSRFMKYVILQIASGYFGWDEIIHAIPHMKEDPCAVEIKYGQGAKPGDGGLLQWHKVNQLIAAIRGVPPGVSLPSPPTHQTKYSIEEAVAKMIQSMSMAWGFRVPVYPKISASSTSLSVLNNLTRNPYAAGLAIDGEDGGTGAAYNVSMNHMGHPIASNLRDCYLNLVKLGKQNELPIIAGGGAGKNGNLAANAAALIMLGASAVQIGKYIMQAAAGCLGSEGDRCNICNIGRCPKGITSQDPRLYRRLDPEQVAERVVDVFVGFDTELKKIVAPLGRSTSLPIGMSDALGIADKAAAERLQIKYVV from the coding sequence ATGCCGGCAAACGCAGCCGTTACCCCATCTACATTAAGTCAACGCGACCTTCCCTGGCAGATCAACTGGGACATTCATACCTGCACCCTGTGCGGCAAATGCACGGCGGTTTGCCCCGTCAATGCCATTGAGTTCGGCACGTTCCGCAAGCGGGCCATCGTCACGCCGCCCCTGGGCCTGCGGGAAAAGCCCTCCTCCAGTTCCAACGTCTATTACGGCATCCGGCAGCGCACGGACCCTGCCTATGCCTGCATCGGCTGCGCCACGTGCAACATGGTCTGCCCGAACAACGCCATCCGACCGCTGAAGTCGGAAAGCACGGACACGCTGCGCTATCACCGCGACCGGGGCGGCCAGCCGCGAACCCGCGGCGGCCGGCGCAATGCCGGGGAAAGCGTTCTGGATCAGATCAAGTTCATGCGCATCTCCATGCTCACGGACCCGGCCCTGGATGCCGGACGTCATGAGTTTGAGATGCGCACGCTGATCGGTCGCATCCTGCCCCCGGCCGAGGCGCTCAAGACCCGCCGGGAACAGGGCTGGATGCCTCCGGTTCGGGAAATCTATCCACTGATGATCGGTTCCATGAGCTTCGGGGCGTTGTCCCCGAACATGTGGGAAGGATTGCAGATGGGGGTGGCTTATCTGAACGAGGAGCTGGGCATGCCGGTGCGCATGTGCACCGGGGAGGGAGGATGTCCGCCGCGACTGCTGCGTTCGCGCTTCATGAAGTACGTCATTCTTCAGATAGCCAGCGGCTATTTCGGCTGGGATGAGATCATTCACGCCATTCCGCACATGAAGGAAGACCCCTGCGCCGTGGAGATCAAGTACGGTCAGGGCGCCAAGCCCGGCGACGGCGGACTGCTCCAGTGGCACAAGGTCAACCAGCTTATTGCCGCGATCCGCGGTGTGCCGCCCGGCGTCAGTCTGCCAAGTCCGCCCACGCACCAGACCAAGTACTCCATTGAGGAAGCCGTGGCCAAGATGATTCAGTCCATGAGCATGGCCTGGGGCTTCCGGGTGCCGGTATACCCGAAGATCTCCGCCTCCAGCACATCGCTTTCCGTGTTGAACAATCTGACCCGCAATCCCTATGCCGCGGGTTTGGCCATCGACGGCGAGGACGGCGGCACCGGAGCGGCCTACAACGTGTCCATGAACCACATGGGCCATCCCATCGCCTCCAATCTGCGGGATTGTTATCTGAACCTGGTCAAGCTGGGCAAACAGAACGAATTGCCCATCATCGCCGGCGGCGGTGCGGGCAAGAACGGCAACCTGGCGGCCAACGCCGCGGCCCTGATCATGCTCGGCGCCAGCGCGGTCCAGATCGGCAAGTACATTATGCAGGCCGCTGCGGGGTGCCTGGGGTCCGAGGGCGACCGCTGCAACATCTGCAATATCGGCCGTTGCCCCAAAGGGATCACGTCGCAGGATCCGCGGCTTTATCGCCGCCTGGACCCGGAACAGGTGGCCGAGCGGGTGGTGGACGTGTTTGTCGGATTCGACACGGAACTGAAGAAGATCGTCGCCCCCTTGGGCCGCTCCACCTCCCTGCCCATCGGGATGTCCGACGCCTTGGGCATTGCGGACAAGGCCGCGGCGGAACGGCTGCAGATCAAATACGTGGTGTAG
- a CDS encoding DUF2254 domain-containing protein, with translation MKAQFLKIFVKIRSSLWFTPGVMSSVAVALAFLTITMNDPMADFFESLGWTFSGGAEGASAVLKTIAGSMITIAGVVFSITLVALSLVTSQLGPRLLRNFMRDTTTQVVLGTFVATFLYCLIVLRTVRRSDSSGDTEFVPHLSVTLGVFFAVLSVGVLIYFIHHVSVSIQANRVVARVGNELLTTIDHLYPKKPAKDTPQKEERPSADFLDMFSRKSRPVPATTDGYIQFIDKEVLMEWAVKEDAVIRLEQQPGRYIVAGQPLVRIWPEDKITDQLPKRINRAFALDDERTPSQDVEFAVLELVEIALRALSPSLNDPFTAIACIDQLGTALCRLAQRNIPSPYLFDEGKQLRIIAPTRGFSEITDAAFNQIRHNVRSSVQIFIHLLDTIATVAYFAHRPEDQATLLRHAEMLVRGAREGLPEELDRWVVEERYQAVVRLCNEPRPGLEQDIDRQPNANETSLVS, from the coding sequence GTGAAAGCGCAGTTCTTAAAAATATTCGTTAAGATTCGTTCCAGTTTGTGGTTCACTCCGGGTGTCATGTCCAGCGTGGCCGTGGCCCTGGCCTTTTTAACCATCACTATGAACGATCCCATGGCGGATTTTTTTGAATCATTGGGCTGGACCTTTTCCGGCGGAGCCGAGGGCGCCAGTGCGGTCCTGAAAACCATTGCCGGATCAATGATCACCATCGCCGGCGTCGTGTTCTCCATAACGCTGGTCGCCCTGTCGCTTGTTACATCCCAGCTCGGTCCCCGGCTGCTCCGGAATTTCATGCGAGACACAACGACCCAGGTGGTGCTCGGCACCTTCGTCGCCACGTTTCTCTACTGCCTGATCGTGTTGCGCACCGTGCGACGTTCGGATTCTTCGGGAGACACCGAATTCGTTCCGCATTTGTCAGTGACTCTGGGCGTATTCTTTGCGGTATTGAGCGTGGGAGTCCTGATCTACTTCATCCATCACGTCTCCGTTTCCATTCAGGCCAACAGGGTTGTGGCCCGTGTGGGCAACGAGCTGCTCACGACCATCGATCATCTTTATCCTAAAAAACCTGCAAAAGACACCCCGCAAAAGGAAGAACGGCCCAGTGCGGATTTCCTGGATATGTTCTCCAGGAAATCCCGTCCTGTTCCCGCAACCACCGACGGTTATATTCAATTCATCGACAAGGAAGTCCTGATGGAATGGGCCGTAAAGGAGGATGCGGTCATCCGACTGGAGCAGCAGCCGGGCCGGTATATTGTTGCTGGACAACCTTTGGTGCGGATCTGGCCGGAAGACAAAATCACCGATCAACTCCCGAAACGAATCAACCGGGCGTTCGCCCTGGATGACGAAAGAACCCCGAGCCAGGACGTAGAGTTCGCGGTCCTTGAACTTGTCGAGATTGCGTTGCGGGCGCTTTCTCCCAGCTTGAACGACCCGTTCACGGCAATCGCCTGCATTGACCAACTGGGAACCGCCCTGTGCCGACTGGCCCAACGCAACATTCCTTCCCCGTATCTCTTTGACGAGGGGAAGCAACTGCGGATCATAGCGCCCACCAGGGGATTTTCTGAGATCACGGACGCGGCATTCAACCAGATCCGACACAATGTCCGCTCCAGTGTCCAGATATTCATCCACCTGCTGGACACGATAGCCACTGTGGCCTACTTCGCTCACCGTCCCGAAGATCAGGCTACGCTTTTGCGGCATGCCGAAATGCTTGTCCGGGGCGCCCGTGAAGGCTTGCCGGAAGAACTGGATCGCTGGGTCGTTGAAGAGCGATATCAAGCTGTCGTCCGACTGTGCAACGAACCGCGGCCGGGACTTGAGCAGGATATTGATCGGCAGCCAAACGCCAATGAAACATCACTCGTATCGTGA
- a CDS encoding DMT family transporter, with protein MDILLALVAAAAYGAADFSAGLASRRSPALTVTFLSQLTGLVMFGIAMVLIREQPTVSAVGWGAAAGAVVALSIFAYYRALALGSMGIVATITAIWSAVVPFALGLALGERPSSMAVIGIFCVIVAVGIMSHGPERIVVAGDRKPGKAGQASVLFLAGHLRGILKTHGLIGATLAGIGFGLLGILMKQASMHGNIIWPVFAASIAAVVITGPMVAATSSPLTFNRHNLPHILSAGVLQSLGVLTFLLAIQESLVSIIAVIVALSPAPTMFLARFFLNESMTRAQLAGVALALAGIVIITAQQT; from the coding sequence ATGGACATCTTGCTCGCACTTGTAGCCGCCGCCGCATATGGAGCGGCGGATTTCAGCGCCGGTCTGGCGTCGCGGCGTTCGCCCGCACTGACGGTGACCTTTCTTTCCCAGTTGACGGGGCTGGTGATGTTCGGGATTGCCATGGTCTTGATCAGGGAGCAGCCCACGGTCTCGGCTGTCGGGTGGGGAGCGGCGGCAGGCGCTGTCGTCGCTTTATCGATCTTTGCGTATTATCGGGCTTTGGCCCTGGGCAGCATGGGGATCGTGGCCACCATCACGGCGATCTGGTCGGCGGTGGTGCCGTTTGCGCTTGGCCTCGCCCTTGGGGAAAGACCTTCATCGATGGCCGTCATCGGCATATTCTGCGTCATCGTCGCCGTGGGCATCATGTCGCATGGTCCGGAACGGATAGTGGTCGCTGGCGACAGGAAGCCGGGGAAGGCGGGTCAGGCCTCTGTCCTGTTCTTGGCCGGCCATTTACGAGGGATCTTGAAAACACATGGGTTGATCGGAGCCACACTGGCCGGCATCGGATTTGGATTGCTCGGCATTTTGATGAAGCAGGCAAGCATGCACGGCAACATCATCTGGCCGGTCTTCGCCGCGAGCATCGCCGCGGTTGTCATTACCGGACCAATGGTCGCAGCGACGAGTTCGCCCCTGACCTTCAACCGGCACAACCTGCCGCACATTCTCTCGGCAGGAGTGCTGCAATCCCTCGGAGTTCTGACCTTTCTGCTGGCGATACAGGAAAGCCTGGTCTCCATCATTGCCGTTATCGTGGCCCTTTCACCCGCGCCGACCATGTTTCTGGCCAGGTTTTTTCTCAATGAAAGCATGACCCGGGCTCAGTTGGCCGGTGTTGCCCTGGCCCTTGCGGGCATCGTCATCATCACCGCGCAACAGACTTGA